Part of the Kitasatospora sp. NBC_01266 genome, CTGCCGGACTACGCCGCCTGCAAGGCGTTCACCGCGTCACTGCACAGCTGACCACCGGCAACCGAAAACGCCGACGGGGGCCGCTCGAACGAGCGGCCCCCGTCGGCGTTTTCGCGTCCCGGGACGGTCCGGCCGGGTGGATTCCGGTGCCCGGCCTGCGCCCACGTCCGGCGCCGACCGCGGAAGCGCCGCAGGGGCTGCGCGATACCAGCGGTATCGCGCAGCCCCTGCGGGTGCCCTTGGAACAGGCAGGCCTAAGCCGTCAAATTACTTGACGATCTTGGTGACCTGGCCGGCGCCGACGGTACGGCCACCCTCACGGATGGCGAACTTCAGGCCCTCCTCCATGGCGATCGGCTGGATCAGCACGACCGACATGGCGGTGTTGTCGCCCGGCATGACCATCTCGGTGCCCTCGGGGAGGGTCACGACGCCGGTCACGTCCGTGGTACGGAAGTAGAACTGCGGGCGGTAGTTGTTGAAGAAGGGGGTGTGACGGCCACCCTCGTCCTTCGACAGGATGTAGGACTGCGCCTCGAACTCGGTGTGCGGGGTGACGGTGCCCGGCTTGATGATGACCTGGCCGCGCTCGACATCCTCGCGCTTGATGCCACGGAGCAGCAGACCGACGTTCTCACCGGCCTGGCCCTCGTCGAGCAGCTTGCGGAACATCTCGATGCCGGTGACCGTGGTGGTGGTCTTGGTCTCCTTGATGCCGATGATGTCGACAGTCTCGTTGACCTTGAGGATGCCACGCTCGATACGACCGGTGACGACGGTGCCACGACCGGTGATCGTGAAGACGTCCTCGATCGGCATCAGGAACGGCTGGTCGGTGAGGCGAGCCGGGGTCGGGATGGCCTCGTCGACCGCGTGCATCAGGCCGAGGAGCTTCTCGCCCCACTCCTTGTCGCCCTCCAGCGCCTTCAGCGCGGAGACGCGGACGACCGGCAGGTCGTCGCCCGGGAACTCGTACTCGGAGAGGAGCTCACGGACCTCGAGCTCGACGAGCTCCAGGATCTCCTCGTCGTCCACCATGTCGGCCTTGTTCAGGGCGACAACGATGTAGGGGACGCCGACCTGGCGGGCCAGGAGGACGTGCTCCTTGGTCTGCGGCATCGGGCCGTCGGTGGCGGCGACGACGAGGATCGCACCGTCCATCTGGGCCGCACCGGTGATCATGTTCTTGATGTAGTCCGCGTGACCGGGGCAGTCGACGTGGGCGTAGTGACGCGCCTCAGTCTGGTACTCGACGTGCGCGATCGAGATGGTGATACCGCGCTGCCGCTCCTCCGGCGCCTTGTCGATCTGGTCGAACGGCGTGAAGGGGTTGATGTCCGGGTACGCGTCGTGCAGCACCTTGGTGATGGCCGCGGTAAGGGTCGTCTTACCGTGGTCAATGTGACCGATGGTGCCGATGTTGACGTGGGGCTTCGTCCGCTCGAACTTCGCCTTCGCCACTTCAGTCCTCCTGAGGACAGTTCTGTACGCCGTACGACGTCAGTTGGTCTTTGATCGGGTTGTGGTACGGGGTGCTGGTTGCACCTCATGCCAGTCCCGCGGATGGGGGCCGGAGGCGCCGGCGGGGTCGGGTGTGACCCCGCCGGGTTTGCCTCCAGTAAGCCTAAGGGTTGTGAATCATCCCGATTGCGGGACGTCACTCGCCCTTGGACTTGGCGATGATGTCGTCCGCCACGTTCCGCGGAACCTCGGCGTACGAGTCGAACTGCATCGAGTAGCTAGCGCGACCAGAGGTCTTGCTGCGCAGGTCACCGACGTAGCCGAACATCTCGGAGAGCGGCACCAGCGCGTTGACCACGCGGGCACCGTGACGCTCGTCCATGGACCGGATCTGTCCACGGCGAGAGTTGATGTCGCCGATGACCTCGCCCATGTAGTCCTCGGGCGTGGTGACCTCGACGGCCATCATCGGCTCCAGCAGGGCCGGCTTGGCCTTGCGGGCGCCTTCCTTGAAGGCCATCGAGCCGGCGATCTTGAACGCGAGCTCGGAGGAGTCGACGTCGTGCGAGGCACCGTCGAGCAGCGTGACGCGGACACCCTGAAGCGGGTAGCCGGCGAGCACACCGAACTCCATGGCCTCCTGGCAACCGGCGTCGACCGACGGGATGTACTCCCGCGGCACGCGGCCACCAGTGACCTTGTTGACGAACTCGTAGCCCTCGCCGGACTCGATCGGCTCCATCGCGATCTGGATCTTCGCGAACTGGCCGGAGCCACCGGTCTGCTTCTTGTGCGTGTAGTCGATCCGCTCGACGGCGCTGCGGATCGTCTCACGGTAGGCGACCTGCGGCTTGCCGACGTTGGCCTCGACCTTGAACTCACGGCGCATACGGTCGACCAGCACCTCGAGGTGCAGCTCGCCCATACCCGCGATGATGGTCTGGCCGGTCTCCTCGTCCGTGTTGACCTGGAAGGAGGGGTCCTCCTCCGCGAGACGCTGGATGGCGACACCCAGCTTCTCCTGGTCGCCCTTGGACTTGGGCTCGATGGCGACGCGGATGACCGGGGCCGGGAAGTCCATGGACTCCAGGACGACCGGCTGCTTCTCGTCACTCAGCGTCTCACCGGTGGTGGTCTGCTTGAGACCCATCACAGCGATGATGTCGCCGGCGCCCACCGACTCGATCTCCTCACGCTTGTTCGCGTGCATGCGGTAGATCTTGCCGATGCGCTCCTTCTTGCCCTTGACGGAGTTCAGCACCGAGGTGCCGGACTCCAGGCGGCCCGAGTAGACCCGGACGAAGGTGAGCTTGCCGAGGTGCGGGTCCGACATGATCTTGAACGCGAGCGCGGCGAGCGGCTCGTCGTCCGAGGCCTTGCGGATGATCTTCGTCTCGGGGTCGTTCGGCTTCGTGCCCTCGATGCCCGTGATGTCGAGCGGCGACGGCAGGTACTTGACGACCGCGTCGAGCAGGGGCTGGACGCCCTTGTTCTTGAACGCGGAGCCGCAGAAGATCGGCGTGAAGTCCGAGTTCAGCGTGCCCTTGCGGATCGCGGCGACCAGCAGCTCCTCGGGGATGTCCTCGCCCTCGAGGGCGAGCTCCATCACCTCGTCGCTGGTGTTCGACACGGTGTCGAGCAGGGCCTCGCGGTACTCGGCAGCCTTCTCGACCAGGTCGGCCGGGATGTCGACGGTGTCGTACATCTCGCCCTTGGGCGCGTCCGCGGACCAGACCAGGGCCTTCATCTTCACCAGGTCGACGACACCGGCGAAGTCGCCCTCGGCGCCGATCGGCAGCTGCATGACCAGCGGGGTGGCGCCGAGGCGGTCCACGATGGTCTGCACGCAGAAGTAGAAGTCGGCGCCCGTGCGGTCCAGCTTGTTGATGAAGCAGATGCGCGGGACGCCGTAGCGGTCAGCCTGCCGCCACACGGTCTCGGACTGGGGCTCGACACCGGCGACGCCGTCGAACACCGTCACGCCACCGTCGAGCACGCGCAGCGAACGCTCCACCTCGACGGTGAAGTCGACGTGGCCCGGGGTGTCGATGATGTTGATGGTGTGGTCGGAGTCGTCAAGCGTCCAGTGACAGGTCGTCGCGGCGGACGTGATCGTGATGCCGCGCTCCTGCTCCTGCTCCATCCAGTCCATGGTGGCAGCGCCATCGTGGACCTCACCGATCTTGTACGAGACACCGGTGTAGAACAGGATCCGCTCGGTGGTGGTGGTCTTGCCCGCGTCGATGTGCGCCATGATCCCGATGTTGCGGACCTTGGCGAGGTCAAGGGAGGTTGCAGCCATGGTGGCTCGTTCTCTCTCTGTCTAGTGACGGGGTTCGGACTACCAGCGGTAGTGCGCGAAGGCCTTGTTGGACTCGGCCATCTTGTGGGTGTCCTCGCGACGCTTCACGGAAGCGCCCAGGCCGTTGGAGGCGTCGAGGATCTCGTTCATCAGACGCTCGGTCATGGTCTTCTCGCGACGGGCGCGGGAGTAGCCGACCATCCAGCGCAGCGCCAGGGTGCTGGCACGGCCCGGACGGACCTCGACCGGCACCTGGTAGGTGGCGCCACCGACGCGGCGGGACTTGACCTCGAGGGCCGGCTTGACGTTCTCCAGCGCGCGCTTCAGCGTCACGACGGGGTCCGAGCCGGTCTTCTCACGGACGCCCTCGAGGGCGCCGTACACGATCCGCTCGGCGGTGGAGCGCTTGCCGTGCAGCAGGATCTTGTTGACCAGCGAGGTCACCAGCGGGGAGCCGTAAACCGGGTCGATGATGACCGGGCGCTTCGGGGCGGGGCCCTTACGAGGCATTCTTACTTCTCCTTCTTGGCGCCGTAGCGGCTGCGGGCCTGCTTGCGGTTCTTGACACCCTGGGTGTCGAGCGAGCCGCGGATGATCTTGTAGCGGACACCAGGAAGGTCCTTCACACGACCGCCGCGCACGAGCACGATGGAGTGCTCCTGCAGGTTGTGGCCCTCGCCGGGGATGTAAGCGGTGACCTCGATCCCGCTGGTGAGGCGCACACGGGCGACCTTACGAAGCGCCGAGTTCGGCTTCTTCGGGGTGGTCGTGTACACACGCGTGCAGACACCGCGACGCTGGGGGGAGCCCTTCAGCGCGGGCGTCTTGTTCTTCTCGACCTT contains:
- the fusA gene encoding elongation factor G, with the translated sequence MAATSLDLAKVRNIGIMAHIDAGKTTTTERILFYTGVSYKIGEVHDGAATMDWMEQEQERGITITSAATTCHWTLDDSDHTINIIDTPGHVDFTVEVERSLRVLDGGVTVFDGVAGVEPQSETVWRQADRYGVPRICFINKLDRTGADFYFCVQTIVDRLGATPLVMQLPIGAEGDFAGVVDLVKMKALVWSADAPKGEMYDTVDIPADLVEKAAEYREALLDTVSNTSDEVMELALEGEDIPEELLVAAIRKGTLNSDFTPIFCGSAFKNKGVQPLLDAVVKYLPSPLDITGIEGTKPNDPETKIIRKASDDEPLAALAFKIMSDPHLGKLTFVRVYSGRLESGTSVLNSVKGKKERIGKIYRMHANKREEIESVGAGDIIAVMGLKQTTTGETLSDEKQPVVLESMDFPAPVIRVAIEPKSKGDQEKLGVAIQRLAEEDPSFQVNTDEETGQTIIAGMGELHLEVLVDRMRREFKVEANVGKPQVAYRETIRSAVERIDYTHKKQTGGSGQFAKIQIAMEPIESGEGYEFVNKVTGGRVPREYIPSVDAGCQEAMEFGVLAGYPLQGVRVTLLDGASHDVDSSELAFKIAGSMAFKEGARKAKPALLEPMMAVEVTTPEDYMGEVIGDINSRRGQIRSMDERHGARVVNALVPLSEMFGYVGDLRSKTSGRASYSMQFDSYAEVPRNVADDIIAKSKGE
- the rpsL gene encoding 30S ribosomal protein S12, producing the protein MPTIQQLVRKGRQDKVEKNKTPALKGSPQRRGVCTRVYTTTPKKPNSALRKVARVRLTSGIEVTAYIPGEGHNLQEHSIVLVRGGRVKDLPGVRYKIIRGSLDTQGVKNRKQARSRYGAKKEK
- the tuf gene encoding elongation factor Tu; the encoded protein is MAKAKFERTKPHVNIGTIGHIDHGKTTLTAAITKVLHDAYPDINPFTPFDQIDKAPEERQRGITISIAHVEYQTEARHYAHVDCPGHADYIKNMITGAAQMDGAILVVAATDGPMPQTKEHVLLARQVGVPYIVVALNKADMVDDEEILELVELEVRELLSEYEFPGDDLPVVRVSALKALEGDKEWGEKLLGLMHAVDEAIPTPARLTDQPFLMPIEDVFTITGRGTVVTGRIERGILKVNETVDIIGIKETKTTTTVTGIEMFRKLLDEGQAGENVGLLLRGIKREDVERGQVIIKPGTVTPHTEFEAQSYILSKDEGGRHTPFFNNYRPQFYFRTTDVTGVVTLPEGTEMVMPGDNTAMSVVLIQPIAMEEGLKFAIREGGRTVGAGQVTKIVK
- the rpsG gene encoding 30S ribosomal protein S7 encodes the protein MPRKGPAPKRPVIIDPVYGSPLVTSLVNKILLHGKRSTAERIVYGALEGVREKTGSDPVVTLKRALENVKPALEVKSRRVGGATYQVPVEVRPGRASTLALRWMVGYSRARREKTMTERLMNEILDASNGLGASVKRREDTHKMAESNKAFAHYRW